From the Chitinolyticbacter meiyuanensis genome, one window contains:
- a CDS encoding RluA family pseudouridine synthase: MSHYQPPADTGLDLVHLDDHLLVLAKPAGLLAVPGRGEDKADSLATRAAARYPGVLIVHRLDMDTSGLMVLARNPDIHRSLSKLFHDRIVDKRYVAVVEGKPKHSMGEVDQPLNVDWPNRPLHIVDHENGKRALTRYWLQDYDAALDATRVLLEPVTGRTHQLRVHMQWLGHPILGDTLYAQPAAQAKSGRLLLHAAVLELPHPVTGEAMRWESPAPF; the protein is encoded by the coding sequence GTGAGCCACTACCAGCCTCCGGCCGATACCGGCCTCGACCTCGTTCATCTCGATGACCACCTGCTGGTGCTTGCCAAGCCCGCTGGCCTGCTCGCCGTGCCCGGCCGCGGCGAGGACAAGGCCGATTCGCTGGCAACGCGCGCCGCCGCACGCTATCCGGGCGTGCTGATCGTGCACCGGCTGGACATGGACACTTCCGGGCTGATGGTGCTGGCGCGCAATCCGGACATCCACCGCAGCTTGTCCAAGCTGTTCCACGATCGCATCGTCGACAAGCGCTATGTCGCCGTGGTCGAGGGCAAGCCGAAGCACAGCATGGGCGAGGTGGACCAGCCGCTCAATGTCGACTGGCCGAACCGGCCGCTGCACATCGTCGATCATGAGAACGGCAAGCGCGCGCTCACTCGTTACTGGCTGCAGGACTACGACGCGGCGCTCGACGCCACGCGGGTGCTGCTGGAGCCAGTGACCGGCCGCACCCACCAGCTGCGCGTGCACATGCAGTGGCTGGGCCATCCCATTCTCGGCGACACGCTGTATGCGCAGCCGGCCGCGCAGGCCAAGTCCGGACGGCTGCTGCTGCATGCTGCGGTGCTGGAGCTGCCACACCCGGTGACCGGCGAGGCGATGCGCTGGGAAAGCCCGGCGCCGTTCTGA
- a CDS encoding DUF4434 domain-containing protein, producing MRRAALLLTMLLALAAPAQAMTALFYQPQTRDLSQPAENWPRLFATTRQLGFDTLVVQWTRYGNGLATPAQQDWLAARLIEARAAGLQLVVGLAADPDFFARQQAPVQELGSYLATLRRNDLQAARSWLQRLGPDAIAGWYLPSELDDARWRDPAARKLLLDGLGQHVGELRKLLPRPVYISSFFVGNMAPAQYRGLVADVAARGAHVWVHDGRGVGKLNAAERALYLKAVGDCPNPAAAGVVYELFRQTAPDEAFKAERLPLATARPLLQQRAPCGGDSVFFSLRYLPQAGERIDE from the coding sequence ATGCGACGGGCCGCTCTCTTGCTCACCATGCTGTTGGCGCTCGCCGCGCCGGCACAGGCCATGACCGCGCTGTTCTACCAGCCTCAAACGCGCGATCTGAGCCAGCCCGCGGAAAACTGGCCACGACTCTTTGCCACTACGCGCCAACTCGGCTTCGACACCCTGGTGGTACAATGGACGCGCTACGGCAACGGTCTTGCCACCCCAGCCCAGCAGGACTGGCTGGCCGCACGGCTTATCGAGGCGCGCGCCGCCGGCCTGCAGTTGGTGGTTGGCCTCGCCGCCGATCCGGATTTCTTCGCCCGCCAGCAGGCGCCGGTGCAGGAGCTCGGCAGCTATCTCGCCACCCTGCGCCGCAACGACCTGCAGGCCGCGCGCAGCTGGCTGCAGCGGCTGGGCCCCGATGCGATCGCCGGCTGGTACCTGCCCTCCGAGCTCGACGACGCCCGCTGGCGCGATCCCGCCGCCCGCAAGCTGCTGCTCGATGGCCTCGGCCAGCACGTGGGCGAACTGCGCAAGTTGTTGCCGCGGCCGGTCTACATCAGCAGTTTCTTCGTCGGCAACATGGCGCCAGCGCAGTACCGCGGCCTGGTCGCCGACGTGGCCGCCCGTGGCGCGCACGTCTGGGTACACGACGGCCGGGGTGTGGGAAAACTGAATGCAGCCGAGCGGGCGCTCTACCTCAAGGCAGTGGGCGATTGCCCCAATCCGGCGGCAGCAGGCGTGGTCTACGAGCTGTTCCGCCAGACCGCGCCGGATGAAGCGTTCAAAGCCGAACGCCTGCCCCTCGCCACGGCCCGGCCACTGTTGCAGCAGCGCGCACCCTGCGGCGGTGATAGCGTGTTCTTCTCGCTGCGCTATCTGCCACAGGCTGGCGAGCGGATCGACGAGTAA
- a CDS encoding NfrA family protein has product MMPRHLATLLLIAFAAPAFTANERPADLGAEVSSYRRFIVYPRLEKAFAAQAQGDLARAIQEFEAARRLAPNSPTILLYLADAYRHNGEPSRAEPLLHEALRLAPNDAKARDALLALRADLAPAPVPASGIATVTTPTPAPASPLESAPAATGPSPALQSALAAVQRGDFAAADAVLADTAFATSSEGVTLRRAYAQRAIYLQRWAAAEAQLNALQAAGRLTARERSQWLNVLLKQGRIAAASQVIKASSAARDQLAYADALARRGDTAALARYLAATRPAFQTAADEAQWMGLLGQAVDVQYASYTPHFAQNRRSQAEALVPRLVQQGRIDAAWRLLSPLPLDVLVPERFTIALQRGELDTAGRLAERWMSRAGADLALLDRLSYQLLQAGGSDQAARLLLDAYPFGSGRDERRIVLADRLAALIAERPERMNEADRRTLAQPLEGAGERARQAVLFASLGRCDTVRSLLGDLSPEYREQDWMRLGDCYREEMPGLAQYAYAQAAALDDSGYAARTLAYQAFANGDYAAAQAAWQSLPANDLMPGELLSAATTALAAEDQTNARRWLDRYQDLGATRNDEYWWLRAQSSAVPAERRAALQAALEQHPDVRYYMALAALQREAGEHRGALQSLEAAQALDPDNAQLLAALGYAYWQAGDAARARDSLENARWADPDNPALVEQLVYIEQRLADNESARLYARLAVDTLQTHQDDWTDAERDKEYALRRLHEDLGRRWTLNYGGFVGSNSGAVGRGGEPGTAYRSYGQLEFDYRLGDPPIRDGRTLSAYARVFAGSSDGDGGLAALPVHDAMLGAGLRWKPLRDHILYLSAEAQTPLGGTGDTDLMLRASASLLNDGRFADEWHPSGSGWLAQNLYLDAAYYLKQQRFAATADYRLGYHRKLGDGQTLEPYAHLQYNLVQDDGDSTDLRAGIGVRWHVWYGATRYDAWRHKFTVGVEFQHALDTYLADDNTLMLTFGGLW; this is encoded by the coding sequence ATGATGCCGCGCCACCTCGCCACGCTGCTGTTGATCGCTTTCGCCGCCCCTGCGTTCACCGCCAACGAGCGCCCTGCCGATCTGGGCGCCGAAGTCAGCAGCTATCGTCGCTTCATCGTCTACCCTCGCCTGGAAAAGGCCTTCGCCGCGCAAGCGCAGGGCGACCTGGCACGCGCAATCCAGGAATTCGAGGCTGCACGCCGGCTGGCGCCGAACAGCCCTACCATCCTGCTCTACCTGGCCGATGCCTATCGACACAACGGTGAGCCCAGCCGGGCCGAACCGCTGCTGCACGAAGCGCTGCGGCTGGCGCCGAACGACGCCAAGGCACGCGACGCCCTGCTGGCGCTGCGCGCCGATCTCGCGCCTGCGCCTGTACCGGCCAGCGGGATCGCCACGGTGACTACGCCGACACCCGCTCCCGCCTCTCCCTTGGAAAGCGCCCCGGCCGCAACCGGCCCTTCCCCCGCGCTGCAATCCGCGCTGGCCGCCGTGCAACGCGGCGACTTCGCCGCAGCCGATGCCGTGCTGGCCGACACCGCCTTCGCCACCAGCAGTGAAGGCGTGACGCTGCGCCGCGCCTACGCGCAGCGCGCCATCTACCTGCAGCGCTGGGCCGCGGCCGAGGCCCAGCTCAACGCACTGCAAGCCGCGGGCCGATTGACCGCCCGCGAGCGCAGCCAGTGGCTCAACGTGCTGCTCAAGCAAGGCCGGATCGCCGCAGCCAGTCAGGTCATCAAAGCGTCCAGCGCTGCACGCGACCAGCTCGCCTACGCCGATGCGCTGGCCCGGCGCGGCGATACCGCCGCGCTGGCGCGCTATCTCGCAGCCACCCGCCCGGCCTTCCAGACTGCGGCCGATGAAGCGCAATGGATGGGCCTGCTCGGCCAGGCCGTCGACGTGCAGTACGCCAGCTATACGCCACACTTTGCACAGAATCGCCGCAGCCAGGCCGAGGCGCTGGTGCCGCGCCTGGTGCAGCAGGGCCGGATCGATGCCGCATGGCGCCTGCTTTCTCCATTGCCGCTCGACGTGCTGGTGCCGGAGCGCTTCACCATCGCGCTGCAGCGTGGCGAGCTCGACACCGCCGGCCGGCTGGCCGAGCGCTGGATGAGCCGCGCTGGCGCCGATCTCGCCCTGCTCGACCGCCTCAGCTACCAACTGCTCCAGGCCGGAGGCAGCGATCAGGCCGCGCGCCTGCTGCTCGATGCCTACCCGTTCGGCAGCGGCCGGGACGAACGCCGCATCGTGCTCGCCGATCGGCTGGCCGCGCTGATTGCGGAGCGGCCGGAACGGATGAATGAGGCGGATCGCCGTACGCTGGCGCAGCCGCTGGAAGGCGCGGGCGAGCGCGCCCGCCAGGCCGTGCTGTTCGCCTCGCTCGGCCGTTGCGACACCGTGCGCAGCCTGCTCGGTGATCTCTCGCCGGAGTATCGTGAGCAGGACTGGATGCGGTTGGGCGACTGCTATCGCGAAGAGATGCCCGGGCTCGCGCAATACGCCTACGCCCAAGCCGCAGCGCTGGACGACAGCGGCTATGCCGCACGCACCCTCGCCTACCAGGCCTTTGCCAATGGCGACTACGCGGCGGCACAGGCCGCCTGGCAATCGCTGCCTGCCAACGACCTGATGCCGGGCGAACTGCTGTCGGCCGCAACCACGGCACTGGCCGCCGAGGACCAGACCAACGCCCGCCGGTGGCTGGACCGCTACCAGGACCTCGGCGCAACGCGCAACGACGAGTATTGGTGGTTGCGTGCCCAGAGCAGCGCAGTCCCCGCCGAGCGCCGTGCCGCGCTGCAGGCAGCGCTCGAACAGCATCCCGACGTGCGTTACTACATGGCGCTCGCCGCACTGCAACGCGAAGCGGGCGAGCACCGGGGCGCACTCCAGTCGCTCGAAGCCGCGCAGGCGCTCGATCCGGACAACGCCCAGCTGCTGGCCGCACTGGGCTATGCCTACTGGCAGGCCGGGGATGCAGCCAGGGCACGCGATAGCCTGGAAAACGCGCGCTGGGCCGATCCGGACAACCCTGCCCTCGTCGAGCAACTGGTGTACATCGAGCAGCGCCTCGCCGACAACGAATCGGCGCGCCTGTACGCACGCCTCGCCGTCGACACGCTGCAAACGCATCAGGACGACTGGACCGATGCCGAGCGCGACAAGGAATACGCGCTGCGCCGGCTGCACGAGGATCTGGGCCGACGCTGGACGCTGAACTACGGCGGCTTCGTCGGCAGCAACAGCGGCGCGGTCGGCCGTGGTGGCGAGCCGGGCACGGCCTACCGCAGCTATGGCCAGCTGGAGTTCGACTACCGGCTCGGCGATCCGCCGATCCGTGATGGCCGCACGCTGTCGGCCTATGCCCGCGTCTTCGCCGGCAGCAGCGACGGCGATGGCGGCCTCGCCGCGCTACCGGTGCACGATGCGATGCTGGGTGCCGGACTGCGCTGGAAGCCGCTGCGCGACCACATCCTCTATCTATCCGCCGAGGCGCAGACGCCGCTCGGTGGTACGGGCGACACCGACCTGATGTTGCGCGCCAGCGCCTCGCTGCTCAACGACGGTCGCTTCGCCGATGAATGGCATCCCAGCGGCAGCGGCTGGCTGGCGCAGAATCTGTATCTGGATGCCGCCTACTACCTGAAACAGCAGCGCTTTGCCGCCACTGCGGATTACCGGCTCGGCTACCATCGCAAGCTGGGCGACGGCCAGACGCTGGAGCCCTATGCCCACCTGCAGTACAACCTGGTCCAGGACGACGGCGACAGCACCGACCTGCGCGCCGGCATCGGCGTGCGCTGGCACGTGTGGTACGGCGCCACCCGCTACGATGCCTGGCGCCACAAATTCACCGTCGGCGTGGAATTCCAGCACGCGCTCGACACCTACCTGGCCGATGACAACACCTTGATGCTGACCTTCGGAGGACTCTGGTGA
- the nfrB gene encoding cyclic di-3',5'-guanylate-activated glycosyltransferase NfrB: protein MSLLDLFSTYLYGLKLVAIITAVAMLVSGIDDLVIDIVYWARRLWRSLTVYRQHDRMDYRALYVPDEKPLAIMVPAWQETGVIGQMAELAATTLDYENYHIFVGTYPNDPDTQRDVDVVCARFPNVHKVVCARPGPTSKADCLNNILDAILQFERAANVQFAGFILHDAEDVVSPMELRLYNFLVDRKDLIQIPVYPFERNWTSFTSLTYLDEFTELHGKDVPVREALAGQVPSAGVGTCFSRRAVLALLADGDGIAFDVQSLTEDYDIGFRLKEKGMAEVFVRFPVVREDEHKPAPLGQRRRSANVICVREYFPDTLQTAVRQKSRWIIGIVYQGFKTHGWTNNWVLNYFLWRDRKGAISNFVSFLAILIFTQLLALWLYQRFWPDAYHFMSIFEGDAWLVWLLKVNFVLMSNRILQRMLFVTGYYGLAQGLMVVPRLFWGNLINFLANWRAIKQIIAQGDPRRVAWDKTTHDFPSVGGENRARRPLGQILLAHGAVSEAQLERALLEHRARGLKLGSWLVHHGVVDAATLARAVAEQSGVAHEEVDAYALPESLRALVPDELALHYAVLPLREEGDTLVLASEAFIDPVSLAALGRKLGRPVRYVIAGIGEVTVGLRHWYARRRDADPRAQLHAAAARYGLPQDQVRRLWQRYVARQIMFADILISLGHLEDAALKSLLLRHEREDMALGQFLVGQNVISADTLAAVLQQQQTVQLSMPALLQQSGLHLADGAAEA, encoded by the coding sequence ATGAGCCTGCTTGATCTCTTCTCAACCTATCTTTACGGGCTCAAGCTCGTTGCCATCATCACCGCAGTGGCGATGCTGGTGAGCGGCATCGATGATCTCGTCATCGACATCGTCTACTGGGCGCGGCGCCTCTGGCGCAGCCTCACCGTGTATCGCCAGCACGACCGCATGGACTACCGCGCGCTCTACGTGCCGGATGAGAAGCCGCTCGCCATCATGGTGCCGGCCTGGCAGGAGACCGGCGTGATCGGCCAGATGGCCGAGCTTGCCGCCACCACGCTCGATTACGAGAACTACCACATCTTCGTTGGCACCTATCCCAACGATCCGGATACCCAGCGCGATGTCGACGTGGTCTGCGCGCGCTTTCCCAACGTGCACAAGGTGGTATGCGCCCGCCCGGGGCCCACCAGCAAGGCCGACTGCCTCAACAACATCCTCGATGCCATCCTGCAGTTCGAGCGCGCGGCGAACGTGCAGTTTGCCGGCTTCATCCTGCACGATGCCGAGGACGTGGTCTCGCCGATGGAGCTGCGGCTCTACAACTTCCTGGTCGATCGCAAGGATCTGATCCAGATCCCGGTCTATCCGTTCGAACGCAACTGGACCAGCTTCACCAGCCTGACCTATCTCGACGAATTCACCGAGCTGCACGGCAAGGACGTGCCGGTGCGCGAGGCGCTGGCCGGGCAGGTGCCGAGTGCCGGCGTCGGCACCTGCTTCAGCCGCCGCGCGGTGCTGGCGCTCCTGGCCGATGGCGACGGCATCGCCTTCGATGTGCAGAGCCTCACCGAGGACTACGACATCGGCTTCCGGCTCAAGGAAAAAGGCATGGCCGAAGTGTTCGTGCGCTTTCCGGTGGTGCGGGAGGACGAGCACAAGCCCGCGCCCTTGGGCCAGCGCAGGCGCAGCGCCAACGTGATCTGCGTGCGCGAGTACTTTCCGGACACGCTGCAGACTGCAGTGCGGCAGAAATCGCGCTGGATCATCGGCATCGTCTACCAGGGCTTCAAGACCCATGGCTGGACCAACAACTGGGTGCTCAACTACTTCCTGTGGCGCGACCGCAAAGGGGCGATCAGCAATTTCGTCAGCTTCCTCGCCATCCTGATCTTCACCCAGCTGCTGGCGCTGTGGCTATACCAGCGCTTCTGGCCGGATGCCTATCACTTCATGTCCATCTTCGAGGGCGACGCCTGGCTGGTATGGCTGCTCAAGGTGAACTTCGTGCTGATGAGCAATCGCATCCTGCAGCGCATGCTGTTCGTCACCGGCTATTACGGCCTGGCGCAGGGACTGATGGTGGTGCCGCGGCTGTTCTGGGGCAACCTGATCAACTTTCTCGCCAATTGGCGCGCCATCAAGCAGATCATTGCGCAGGGCGATCCGCGCCGCGTCGCCTGGGACAAGACCACGCATGACTTCCCCAGTGTCGGCGGCGAGAACCGCGCCCGCCGGCCGCTGGGCCAGATCCTGCTGGCCCACGGCGCCGTCAGCGAAGCACAGCTGGAGCGCGCGTTGCTGGAGCACCGCGCCCGCGGGCTCAAGCTCGGCAGCTGGCTGGTGCACCACGGCGTGGTTGATGCCGCCACGCTGGCGCGCGCCGTCGCCGAGCAAAGCGGCGTGGCGCACGAGGAAGTCGACGCCTATGCCCTGCCCGAATCGCTGCGCGCGCTGGTGCCAGACGAACTGGCGCTGCATTACGCGGTATTGCCGCTGCGCGAGGAGGGCGACACGCTGGTGCTGGCGAGCGAAGCCTTCATCGATCCGGTGTCGCTCGCCGCGCTCGGGCGCAAGCTCGGCCGGCCGGTGCGCTATGTGATCGCCGGCATCGGCGAAGTCACCGTAGGCCTGCGCCACTGGTATGCGCGGCGGCGCGACGCCGATCCACGCGCCCAGCTGCACGCCGCCGCAGCGCGCTACGGCCTGCCACAGGACCAGGTGCGCCGGTTGTGGCAGCGCTACGTGGCCCGCCAGATCATGTTTGCCGACATCCTGATCTCACTCGGCCACCTGGAGGATGCCGCGCTCAAATCACTGCTGCTACGCCACGAGCGCGAGGACATGGCGCTGGGCCAGTTCCTGGTCGGGCAGAACGTGATCAGCGCCGACACGCTGGCCGCCGTGCTCCAGCAGCAGCAGACCGTGCAGCTGTCGATGCCCGCGCTGCTGCAGCAATCCGGCCTTCACCTTGCCGATGGAGCCGCTGAAGCATGA